The region AATGAGCAATTTAAAGGAAAAAGGATTGGATCAGTTAATTCCGACATTAAAACAGCCTGTTTTGGGAATTTGTTTAGGGATGCAATTGATGTGTAAAAACAATGAAGAAGGCAGCACGGTAGGAATGGGAATTTTTGATATCAACGTAAAGAGGTTTCCGGCGAAAGATATTGTTCCGCATATGGGATGGAATACAATTTCAGATTTCAAATCAACCATTTTTTCCGGAGCTGAAGAGGAAAGCGATGTCTATTTTGTTCACAGTTATTATTGCGAACTCTCGGAAAATACAACTTCTGTTTGTGATTATATTCTGCCGTTCAGTGCGTCTCTGCAAAAAGATAATTTTTATGCGATGCAGTTTCATCCTGAAAAATCAGGAAAAATTGGAAATCAACTATTAGAAAACTTTTTAAAACTTTAGTTATGAAAATTATTCCTGCCATTGATATTATCGAAGGAAAATGTGTCCGTCTGTCAAAAGGAGATTACGGAACTAAAAAAATATACAATGAAAATCCGGTTGAAGTAGCGAAAGAATTTGAAAATTTTGGAATAAAATATCTTCATCTGGTCGATTTAGATGGTGCCAAATCCAAACATATTGTCAATCAGAAAGTATTGAAAAATATTGCGAGAGAAACTTCTCTGGAAATAGATTTTGGAGGTGGATTAAAAACCTTGAAGGATATTGAGATTGCTTTTGATTCAGGAGCGAAACAAATCACCATAGGAAGCGTTGCTGTCCAAAATCCTGAGTTTTGTTTCGATTTAATCAAAAAATATGGTGCAGAAAAAATTATTCTTGGTGCAGACTGTGAAAATAGAAAGATCAAAACTTCAGGCTGGCTGGAAGAAAGTGATCAGGATGTTATTTATTTTATTTTCCAGTATCAGAAAAAAGGAATAAAAAATGTGATATGCACAGATATTTCAAAGGACGGAATGCTGGAAGGAGCTTCAACAGATTTATATAAGGATATTTTAAACCAAACCTCAGTCCAATTAGTGGCAAGTGGTGGAATTTCCTGCATGGAAGATGTTTATGAGATGAAAGAAATCGGCTGTTCCGGAGCAATTATCGGAAAAGCGATTTATGAAGGAAGAATTGAATTGAAAGAACTGCAGAAATTGATTGAAAATGCTTAAAAAGAGAATTATTCCCTGTTTGGATATCAAAGACGGAACGACGGTAAAAGGAATTAACTTTGAAGATCTGAGAAATGCCGGAAATCCAATTGAACTGGCAAAAAAATACGAATATGAAGGAGCCGATGAGTTGGTTTTTCTGGACATTACAGCCACCATTGAAGAACGAAAAACTTTTATTGAATTGGTAAAAGAGATTGCTCAGGAAATCAGTATCCCTTTTACCGTAGGTGGTGGAATTTCAGCGATTGAAGATGTCAGAAAGCTACTGGAAGCCGGAGCCGATAAAATAAGCATCAATTCTTCCGCAGTGAAAAACCCAAAGCTGATCTCTCATTTAGCCGAAGAATTTGGAAGACAATGCATTGTTGTTGCCATTGATACCAAGTTTGTTAATGGTTCTGATTGGGTTCATGTGAAAGGCGGACGAGAAATTACGGATTTAGGAACGTTGGATTGGGCGAGAAAAGCAGAAGAACTGGGAGCCGGAGAAATTCTTTTGACTTCTATGGATGGAGACGGAACCAAAAATGGTTTTGATATAAAAATTACAAAATTGGTCTCCGAAAACGTAAATATTCCGGTAATTGCTTCCGGTGGAGCTGGAAAAATTGAAGATTTCGAGAACGTTTTTACTCAAACAAAAGCGACAGGAGGTTTGGCAGCAAGTATTTTCCATTTTGGAGAAATAAAAATTCAGGATTTAAAAAATGAATTAAAATCTAAAAAAATTGCAGTACGATGAACATTAATTTTAATAAGGGAGAAGGTTTAATTCCAGTTATTATCCAGGATGACAGAACATTGCAGGTTCTTATGTTGGGATACATGAATGAAGAAGCTTTTGAAAAAACAAAAAACGAAGGAATAGTGACCTTTTTCAGCCGTTCAAAAAACAGGCTTTGGACGAAAGGGGAAGAATCCGGCAATTTTTTAACGGTAAAAAGTATTGAAATGGATTGTGACAATGATACAGTTTTAATTAAAACCATTCCAAAAAATGTAGCCTGTCATACCGGAAGTTTCAGTTGTTTTGGAGATAAAAATGCTAAAGGTTTTCTCTATGAACTTGAAGAAAAAATTAACCAGAGAATTGAAGAAAAAATTGAAGACTCTTACACATACTCATTATTTCAAAGAGGAATCAATAAAATAGCCCAAAAAGTAGGAGAGGAAGCTGTAGAATTGGTAATAGAAGCCAAAGACAATAATGATCATCTGTTTAAAAATGAAGCCGCAGATTTACTTTATCATTATTTGATTTTATTAAAAGCCAAAAATATGAGTTTAGAAAATATTGAAGAAATTTTGATGATTCGTAATAAATAAATCGTATTTTTATTTTTAATTAAAAACGAAAACCATGTCAGAAAACGAAAAAAAGGAAAATCCTCAGTTACCTAAAAATGAGGAAGAAAATTTAACCGCACTTTCTCAGAAAGGAGGAACGCGCGGAGGAAAGAATCCCATTAATGAAGCTTCAAAAAGCGGTACTACGGGAGGATAAAAATAAAGAGCCAATTATATTAATTGGCTCTTATTTTTTATAGATGATAATCTTATTTAATTAAGAACTTTCTCACCGCAGTTTTACCTTCTGATTTAATGATTCCTAAATAAGCCCCTCTCTTCAACATCGAAACATTCACTTTTGTTTCGTTTTCTGTTTTCAGCAAAGACCTTCCTGACAAATCCGTAATTTCAAAATTAAAATTCCTGATATCCTTAGGAAGTTCAATATTGAGAATATCTTTTGCAGGATTAGGATACATCCTAACTCCATCAAGTCTGTTGATTGTAATATCGGATGTTCCCAACGTTGTACTGGCGATTGCAAAATGCTGAAGTGCACCCACCGAAGCTTTTCCTACATTAAAAACATAAGTAGGATCTACATTGGCAAATGTATCATTTGCGGTATGCTCATTGTAGCTTCTTGTTGTTTCATAAAAGCCGGTAATGATGTCTCCTTTTCCCTCAAAAGGCATATAATCTGAAGAATAAGCATTTGACATATTTACTTGAAGTGGTGAATATAATGTGGTACAGTTTGCCAGCTGTTGCGTCATTGCTAAAGACGGGGCATTATTTCCGGTCTGTCCGCTCTGATCGCTTTCACAATTAATTGTATTGTTTGTATTTCCTATTTTGCCGCCTACCTGATCAATATTAAATATTACGCGTAAATCCAGCTGACGAACATTATTCTGGAATACTACATTATTTACATAGTGTGTACTTCCTACCAAACCTTGCTCTTCCCCTGAAAAATGAATAAATTTAATAGAATATTCCGTAGGAACATCTTTTAAAATTCTTGCAGCTTCTAATATGATAGAAGTTCCACTTCCGTTATCACTTACCCCAGGACCTACGATTGTATCGTAATGACCGCAGATAATGACATACGTATTGGGATATAAAGTTCCTGTTTTGGTAATAATAAGGTTTTTGGATATTGAGCTTCCATAAGTAAAAGAATCTTCCGTAATCTGGCTTGTAGTATAACCAAACGACTGGTATTTTGCTTTCAACCAATTCAAGGCATCAGTATTCGCTGTAGAACCCGTAGTTTTCACTCCTAAATTGCCAAACTCCTGTAAAAGAGTCGTAACATTCGTTTGGGAAACCTGGTTGGCTCTTGTTTGATAAGCCTGAATAAAACTTTGTGCCTTACTGCAAAATCCGACAACTGATAAAAATAGGAGAGTACTGATCTTTTTCACTGGAAATCCTCGATTTTAAACTTTATTAATAAAGGACAAATGTAAATAATAAAAAAATCCCGAGCAAAAAACCCGGGATTTATATTGATAACAAAAATTTTACATTATTTTACTTGATCTACAACTGCTTTGAAAGCTTCAGGGTGATTCATTGCTAAATCTGCTAAAACTTTTCTGTTAAGCTCAATGTTGTTCTTTTTAAGAGCTCCCATAAATTGAGAGTAAGACATTCCGTGTACTCTAGCTCCCGCGTTGATACGAGTGATCCAAAGTGCTCTGAAGTTTCTTTTCTTCTCTTTTCTACCACGGTAAGCATATTGCATTGCTTTTTCTACCGCGTTTTTAGCTACAGTCCAAACGTTCTTTCTTCTACCGAAAAAACCTTTAGCTTGCTTAAAAATTTTCTTTCTGCGTGCTCTTGAAGCTACGGCATTTACTGATCTTGGCATAATTTAAATTGTTTTTTTGAAATGTGCGGCAAACTGTTTCATTGCACTTAGCTGCTCCATTTCAGGGTTAAATTGTTGAATTTGTTTGAATTCTTATAAACCGAATATAGATTTATAAAAACTACTTAATGGCTAGTTGACGTTGAACGCTTTTCTCATCCACTTTAGCTACGTAAGAAGTAGTAGTAAGATTTCTCTTCTGCTTAGTTTCTTTCTTAGTTAAGATGTGGCTTTTGTAAGCATTTTTTCTTTTGATCTTACCTGTACCAGTAAGAGCAAAACGCTTTTTAGCACCTGATTTCGTTTTTAATTTTGGCATTGTTTTGCTTTTTATTGTTTTGTTATCAATATCTGTATTGGCTATTCCTAAATAGATTAGGAATAATAGTCTGCAAAATTAAGAAAAAAAAACGAGACTTGAAAAGAAAATTTCCAACCGGAATTAATCTCAGCAGTAACATACAAAAGCTTTTTGATGATTAAATAAAAAACTACAATCGGTATCTCCAATTGTAGTTTTCTTTTAAATATATTGACAAAATTAAGACTGGATGAACTCCAATAAGTCTTTATTAATTGTTTCGTGCTCCGTAGTTGGCATTCCGTGAGGGAATCCCGGATACGTAATCAACTTTCCGTTTTTCAAAAGTTTTGCTGATTTGATAGCAGAATTTTCGATGGGTACGATCTGATCATCTTCTCCGTGAAGTACCAGAACCGGAATATCCACAGCTTTCAGATCTTCGGTAAAATCAGTTTCAGAAAATGCTTTGATTCCGTCATAATGAGCCACGATTCCGCCCATCATTCCCTGTCTCCACCAGTTTCTCTGTACACCCTCTTTTACATTAGCGCCTTCTCTGTTGTATCCGTAGAAAGGGAACGTCAAGTCAATATAAAATTGGTTTCTGTTGTTCAAAGTTTGCTCTCTGATGCCGTCGAAAACTTCCATCGGAACTCCGTCTGGATTCGTTTCACTTTTAACCATAATTGGAGGAACAGCGCTGATCAAAACAGCTTTTTTAGCTCTTCCGTTAGCATATTTGTTAACATAACGGATTACTTCACCACCTCCTGTAGAATGTCCGATATGGATAACATCTTTCAGATCTAAAAATTCAACCAGTTCTGCTGCATCAGAAGCATATTGTTCGATCGTGTGGTTATAAATATTCTGGCTTGATCTTCCGTGACCTCTTCTGTCGTGAGAAATCACTCTGTAACCTCTCTGTAAAAAGAAAATTACCTGCGCATCCCAATCATCTGAAGATAAAGGCCATCCGTGGTGAAACATCAATACTGGTCCTGCTCCTTGGTCTTTGTAAAAAATCTCTGTTCCGTCTTTTAATTTTAGTGTGCTCATGTTTTGCTGTTTAATTTGTTATTCTTTGGTTTAAATAATTTTTTGTTTCTTATTTCTAAAACAAATGTATAGCAAAAATTTTATCAAAATATTGATTTATGATAAATTTTAATACATAATTAATAAGTATTATCAATTTATACAAAATAGTAATCAATTTTTAATAATTTATTGAGTTATGTTAATAAAAAATTATTTTTAAAATTTAATAGCATAAAAAACAAAAACCTCAAATTACTTTGAGGTTTTAATTATTGTAATCAGATCTTCATGATCTGGCTGTAGATTATTTAGCCGGCTTTTTAGGACTCATCATCATAATCATTCTTTTTCCTTCAAGCTTAGGAAGCTGGTCTACTTTTCCAACGTGCTCCAGTTCCTGAGCAAGTTTTAGAAGTAAGATCTCTCCCTGATCTTTAAAGATAATAGAACGGCCTTTAAAAAATACGTAGGTTTTTAATTTTGAACCTTCTTCAAGGAATTTTTCAGCATGCTTCTTCTTGAATTCGTAATCGTGCTCATCAGTCTGAGGTCCGAAACGGATTTCTTTTACTACAACTTTTACCTGCTTGGCTTTTAGTTCCTTTTGCTTTTTCTTTTGCTCATATAAGAATTTTTTGTATTCTAATATTCTTGCAATAAACGGTTCTGCCTTATCGGAAATTACTACTAAATCCAATTCTTGTTCTGCAGCAATCTGTCTTGCTTTGTCGATTGGGTAGATTCCCGGCTCTACGTTATCGCCCACTAAACGAAGCTCTCTCACACGAATTTTATCGTTGATCAAGTGAGCGTCCTCTTGTACCGGACGTCTCTGTGGGCCCCTGTTGTTAAATCTTTGTGCTATTGTATTATAATTTTATTGGTTAATCTTCTATTTTTTATCAATCATTCTGAACAAAATTAATTTTTAAATTTTCTAGAATGATATTTTTTTGATTTAAGCATTAAACTCAAATCCTGTTTTTGATGCTTCTTTAAAATAAGTAACAAAATCTTCAATCTTCATTACTCCTAAATCACCTTCACCACGTCTTCTTACAGAAATTGTGCCATCATTTTCTTCATTTTCTCCCACTACAATCATAAATGGAATCTTTTTCAATTCTGCATCACGGATCTTTTTACCCGTTTTCTCGTTTCTGTCATCAATTAATCCGCTAATATCGTGATTTTCCAGTAATTGAGAAACTTTTTTAGCATAATCTACATATTTCTCACTGATTGGTAAAATAATGAACTGATCCGGAGCCAGCCACAATGGGAAATCTCCCGCTGTATTTTCAATCAGGATCGCAATAAATCTTTCCATAGAACCGAATGGTGCTCTGTGAATCATTACCGGTCTGTGCTTTTCTCCATCATTTCCAGTATACCAAAGATCGAATCTCTCCGGTAGGTTATAATCCACCTGAATAGTTCCTAGCTGCCATTTTCTTCCTAGCGCATCTTTTACCATGAAATCCAGTTTAGGACCATAGAATGCCGCTTCACCATATTCAGTAACTGTATTCAAGCCTTTTTCAGTTGCAGCCGTTACGATTGCATTTTCAGCTTTTTCCCAGTTTTCATCGGTTCCGATATATTTTTCTTTGTTATTTGGATCTCTTAATGAAATCTGAGCCGTAAAATCAGCAAACCCTAATGAACCAAAAACATAAAGAACTAAATCGATCGTTTTCTTAAATTCATCCATCAACTGATCAGGAGTACAAAACAAATGTGCATCATCCTGAGTAAATCCACGAACTCTCGTTAAGCCGTGAAGCTCACCACTTTGCTCATATCTGTAAACAGTTCCAAATTCAGCGTATCTTTTAGGTAAA is a window of Candidatus Chryseobacterium colombiense DNA encoding:
- the hisH gene encoding imidazole glycerol phosphate synthase subunit HisH — encoded protein: MIAIIKYNGGNVNSVQNALERLGAESIITDDFDLIKKADKVIFPGVGEASSTMSNLKEKGLDQLIPTLKQPVLGICLGMQLMCKNNEEGSTVGMGIFDINVKRFPAKDIVPHMGWNTISDFKSTIFSGAEEESDVYFVHSYYCELSENTTSVCDYILPFSASLQKDNFYAMQFHPEKSGKIGNQLLENFLKL
- the hisA gene encoding 1-(5-phosphoribosyl)-5-[(5-phosphoribosylamino)methylideneamino]imidazole-4-carboxamide isomerase, translating into MKIIPAIDIIEGKCVRLSKGDYGTKKIYNENPVEVAKEFENFGIKYLHLVDLDGAKSKHIVNQKVLKNIARETSLEIDFGGGLKTLKDIEIAFDSGAKQITIGSVAVQNPEFCFDLIKKYGAEKIILGADCENRKIKTSGWLEESDQDVIYFIFQYQKKGIKNVICTDISKDGMLEGASTDLYKDILNQTSVQLVASGGISCMEDVYEMKEIGCSGAIIGKAIYEGRIELKELQKLIENA
- the hisF gene encoding imidazole glycerol phosphate synthase subunit HisF, giving the protein MLKKRIIPCLDIKDGTTVKGINFEDLRNAGNPIELAKKYEYEGADELVFLDITATIEERKTFIELVKEIAQEISIPFTVGGGISAIEDVRKLLEAGADKISINSSAVKNPKLISHLAEEFGRQCIVVAIDTKFVNGSDWVHVKGGREITDLGTLDWARKAEELGAGEILLTSMDGDGTKNGFDIKITKLVSENVNIPVIASGGAGKIEDFENVFTQTKATGGLAASIFHFGEIKIQDLKNELKSKKIAVR
- the hisIE gene encoding bifunctional phosphoribosyl-AMP cyclohydrolase/phosphoribosyl-ATP diphosphatase HisIE; this encodes MNINFNKGEGLIPVIIQDDRTLQVLMLGYMNEEAFEKTKNEGIVTFFSRSKNRLWTKGEESGNFLTVKSIEMDCDNDTVLIKTIPKNVACHTGSFSCFGDKNAKGFLYELEEKINQRIEEKIEDSYTYSLFQRGINKIAQKVGEEAVELVIEAKDNNDHLFKNEAADLLYHYLILLKAKNMSLENIEEILMIRNK
- a CDS encoding M28 family peptidase, which codes for MKKISTLLFLSVVGFCSKAQSFIQAYQTRANQVSQTNVTTLLQEFGNLGVKTTGSTANTDALNWLKAKYQSFGYTTSQITEDSFTYGSSISKNLIITKTGTLYPNTYVIICGHYDTIVGPGVSDNGSGTSIILEAARILKDVPTEYSIKFIHFSGEEQGLVGSTHYVNNVVFQNNVRQLDLRVIFNIDQVGGKIGNTNNTINCESDQSGQTGNNAPSLAMTQQLANCTTLYSPLQVNMSNAYSSDYMPFEGKGDIITGFYETTRSYNEHTANDTFANVDPTYVFNVGKASVGALQHFAIASTTLGTSDITINRLDGVRMYPNPAKDILNIELPKDIRNFNFEITDLSGRSLLKTENETKVNVSMLKRGAYLGIIKSEGKTAVRKFLIK
- the rplT gene encoding 50S ribosomal protein L20 — protein: MPRSVNAVASRARRKKIFKQAKGFFGRRKNVWTVAKNAVEKAMQYAYRGRKEKKRNFRALWITRINAGARVHGMSYSQFMGALKKNNIELNRKVLADLAMNHPEAFKAVVDQVK
- the rpmI gene encoding 50S ribosomal protein L35, which translates into the protein MPKLKTKSGAKKRFALTGTGKIKRKNAYKSHILTKKETKQKRNLTTTSYVAKVDEKSVQRQLAIK
- a CDS encoding alpha/beta hydrolase translates to MSTLKLKDGTEIFYKDQGAGPVLMFHHGWPLSSDDWDAQVIFFLQRGYRVISHDRRGHGRSSQNIYNHTIEQYASDAAELVEFLDLKDVIHIGHSTGGGEVIRYVNKYANGRAKKAVLISAVPPIMVKSETNPDGVPMEVFDGIREQTLNNRNQFYIDLTFPFYGYNREGANVKEGVQRNWWRQGMMGGIVAHYDGIKAFSETDFTEDLKAVDIPVLVLHGEDDQIVPIENSAIKSAKLLKNGKLITYPGFPHGMPTTEHETINKDLLEFIQS
- the infC gene encoding translation initiation factor IF-3 encodes the protein MINDKIRVRELRLVGDNVEPGIYPIDKARQIAAEQELDLVVISDKAEPFIARILEYKKFLYEQKKKQKELKAKQVKVVVKEIRFGPQTDEHDYEFKKKHAEKFLEEGSKLKTYVFFKGRSIIFKDQGEILLLKLAQELEHVGKVDQLPKLEGKRMIMMMSPKKPAK